ATTCCCATTCTGAAAATCGCTTTTGTAAAAAGAAAGTTCGCACTTGCAGAACCCGTTCCATTCACATTTGCAAACCGAATTACAAAATCATTTATTTTATCTTTCTTAGTTGACATATCTTCTGTCTTTAAATTGCCGACCGCTTGTGTCGCTTTATTTTATTTAATACCTATTTATGTGATGCGCAACCTGAATGCGCCTTCGTTACATTATAGAAAAATTTCTGCATATCCCAAGCAGATGTTGGACAACGTTCTGCACATAAGCCGCAATGCAAACAAACGTTTTCATCTTTTACCATTACTCGTTTTGTTTTCAATTCAGAAGATACGTACAAATCTTGTGTTGCATTCGTTGCTGGCACTTTTAACATTGTACGCAAATCTGTTTCATCCGCATTTTCAGTAAATGTGATGCAGGCAGTCGGACAAATATCCATACATGCATCGCACTCAATACATTTATCGGTTGTAAAAACAGTTTGGATATCACAATTCAAACAACGTTCTGCTTCTTTAAATCCGGTTAATCCGTCAAAGCCCAATTCCACTTCTTTCTTACGATCAGAAAGCGTTACCTTCTTCTCAGCTTGGGGAACAACATAACGCTTGTCGGTTACAACAGCACTATCGTATGCCCATTCGTGGATTCCCATTTTTTGAGAAACTAAATTCACATAGGGTGAAGGACGAACCGTTAATTTTTCGCCACGGCAAAACAAATCAATAGAAATTGCAGCTTGATGTCCGTGCGCTACTGCTGTGATTACATTTTTTGGTCCCCAAGCTGCATCGCCACCAAAAAATACTTTTGGATTTGTAGAACAGAAGGTCACTTCATCTACTTTCGGCATGTTCCATTGATCAAACTCAATTCCTAAATCGCGTTCAATCCATGGGAAACTATTTTCTTGTCCAACAGCAATCAATACATCATCTGCTTCAATAAAAACATCTTCACCACCTACTGGAACCAATTTACGTTTTCCATTTTCATACACAGCTTCCACTTTTTCAAACGTCATTCCTTTCAATACTCCATTCTCCACCACAAATGTTTTTGGAACATGATTATCGATGATTGGAATATCTTCGTGCATTGCATCTTCTTTCTCCCATGGTGATGCTTTCATTTCTGCAAACGGACTACGCACCACAACTTTTACTTGTTCGCCACCCAACCTGCGAGATGTTCTACAACAATCCATTGCTGTATTTCCACCACCCAAAACAATTACTTTTTTACCAATTTTTTTAGTGTGCTCAAAAGCTACATTCGCCAACCAGTTAATACCAATGTGAATGTTGGCAGCACCTTCTTGTCTACCGGGAATATTTAAATCTCTTCCCTTCGGAGCACCTGAACCAACAAATACAGCATCATAACCAGCGTTCAAAGTCTCTTTTAAACTCTTTACATATTGATTAAAATGTGTATGAATACCTAAATCTAAAATATAATTTACTTCTTCATTTAAAACCGATTCCGGCAAACGGAAAGAAGGAATTTGGCTACGCATAAAGCCACCACCTAATTTTTGTTCATCGTACAAATGAATCTCATATCCCAATGGAGCTAAGTCGCGAGCAACAGTAAGCGAAGCCGGACCGGCACCTACCAGTGCAATTTTTTTACCATTTGATTTAAACGGACCTTGTGGCATGTGTTTTTTTACATCGCCTTTGTTATCAGCTGCAACGCGTTTTAATCGGCAAATCGCAACTGGTTCATCTTCTACACGACCTCTTCTGCAAGCAGGTTCACATGGTCGATCACAGGTACGCCCCAATACACCGGGAAACACATTCGAATCCCAATTAATCATATACGCTTCTGTATATTTTTCTTCTGCAATTAAACGAATATACTCCGGAACAGGAGTATGAGCCGGACAAGCATGTTGACAGTCGACCACCTTGTGGAAGTACTCCGGATTGTTAATGTCTGTAGGTTTCAATAGAGTATCTGTTAAAGATTATAACGCGTAAAAAATTACTAATTGTTACTTAATTAGCCATATGATAACGCTAAAGTGTAAAAAATTGGTTAGAATTCCAAATAATCTTTCGAACAGGGAAAAGGCCTTTATCAGCGGGACTTATAATGATTGCGAATGACCACTTTTTGGAGTTCCCGCTTGATAATCAAATCGGTAACAATCACCGAAAAAGGTTCCGTAGAATTAGAATTAACAGCCATTTTGATTTGTTCATCGCTGAGGTCGATGCGGTATAAAATACCTAGAAATTTCTGGCGGTTGGTATCCACCATTTTTTTTATGTGCGGCTCTACCTGATCAAATAATTCTTCATAGGCATTATAAGCATTTCCTGAAAACTTCACTTCCATTCCAAACATCTCAAAATCTTTGATGATTTGAGCTGCGGTATCTTTAATGATATCGAGTTTGTTGAAATAGGGAGTCAGGTCCTGAAAATTCATTGGCATTTTAACCGCAGAGAACGCAAAGAAGGCGCAGAGGTCGCGGAGTTTTATTTTTTTTCTCGTACATTTTCTAGTTTCAATCGCTCTACTACTCGATTGTTAATAATGTGTTCATTAATAATTTCATCCACATCACTCACTTCCACTCCAACATAAAAAACACCTTCGGGATAAATCACAATTGTTTGTCCGAAATCACAAATATCCAAACAACCTGCTTTTTGCGCACGCAGTTTTATTGGAAGATTTAATTCTTTTAATTTTTTCTTGAATGCATCTACAATCTCCAATCCATGAGCTTCTCCGCAACTCTTTCTTGGAGCTTCGGGAGCACGTTGGTTGACGCAAATGAATATATGTTTGTTGTACACCATCGAATTACTAATTTTTACGAAATATACGAATTACTAATTTGAGCGCCCTGTTTCAAATGAAATTCAAAAAGCAATTCATATTCTTTACCCGACAATTTTTCCTCATACTTTTTTATTACTCCTCCAAAATTATCTAGAACTCTAATTCTATAAATCTTGTATTCAACAGTTTGAGAAGGAATAAAGAAAAAAATAAAATCTAGCCATTCTGGATCATGCTCAAAATTATCATAATCCACTTCTCCTTCAAATAAAAACAGTTTTATGTCAAACCTATCGGCTATAGAAAGCTTTCTTTTTACAGGAACAATTCCTGAACAATAATACTTTGTAATCTCAACACTATTGGCATGCACTACTATTCCTGTTATTGAAAAAAAAGAAAAAATTACGAGAACCATAATTGTCAATACAGCATAATCAGAATATGAAGTATAAAACAAATAAATAGTGAATAAAAGAAGAGTAATGTAGCTTATTCGAAACAAAAACAATTTCAAAAATATATTACGTCTATACAATTCCATCTCACATCTTACGATTCGTAATTTCGTCTTATTCGTTATCCGTATTACATTTCGCGCACCATCAAACTTTCAGCAAAAGCAATCAAACTTTGTTTTTTAGATTCAGAAACAGGAATATCCTTTAAGAAGGTCAATGCCAATTCATAATGCTTTTGCATTTCTGTTCTAGCCAGCTCTTTTACATTTAAAAAGTTATAGATATTGATGACTGCTTCTACTTTTTCTTTCGCATCAAATTGCGGAGCGGCAATCCATTGATGCAACTCTTCTTTCATATAACGATTACTCTCAGCCATTTCGATGGCTTTTAGCAGCAAGTATGTTTTTTTGTTTGCAATGATATCTCCACCTTTTTGTTTTCCAAATTTTGAAGCATCGGCATACACATCTAAAATATCATCTTGCAGTTGAAATGCAATTCCGATGTGCTTTCCAAAATCGTACAAACGTTGTGCATCTTCTTCTCTTGCTCCACCAATCACTGCACCAATTTTTAATGCCCCACCCAACAAAACAGCGGTTTTCAATTCAATCATTTTGATGTATTGCTGAATCGAAACTTTTGTCATCGATTCATAATTCATATCGTATTGCTGTCCTTCACAGACTTTCACTGCTGTATCACTAAAAATTTCGAGTAACTGTGGAAGCATTGATGGGTCAGCCAAACAAAGTTCTTGATACGCTCTCACCATCATGGCATCACCACTTAAAATGGCAATGTTATTATTCCATTTTTCGTGAACAGTTGGTTGATTTCTTCTCAAAGGCGCTTTGTCCATTAGGTCGTCATGCACCAATGTAAAATTATGAAACAACTCAATGGCTAATGCCGGATGAAGTGCTTTGGCAGCATCGCCATCAAACATGTCGGTAGCAATAAATACTAAAACCGGGCGTAATCTTTTTCCACCCAACGACATAATGTAGGCAATGGGTTCATACAATTCTTTCGGATTAGAACCGTATTTTTTATCCTTTAGGGCAGCTTCAATTTGCTGCTGATAGGTGGCAATTGTTGTCAACTCTAAAAATCTAAATTATTGTTCAATTAACTTCATTAAATATTTTCCATAACCGCTTTTCAATAACGGTTCAGCAATTTTCTTCAGTTGTTCTTTATCGATGTATCCCATTCGATAAGCAACTTCTTCAATACATCCAATACTTAACCCTTGTCGTTCTTCAATCACTTGTACAAACTGACCTGCTTGTGTTAAGGATGCAAATGTGCCTGTATCCAACCAAGCTGTTCCTCTATCTAAAATACCCACTTTTAATTTTCCTGTTTGTAAATAATATTTATTTACATCGGTAATTTCATACTCACCGCGTGCACTTGGTTTTAATGTTTTTGCAACTTCCACCACACTGTTATCATAAAAATACAATCCCGGAACAGCATAATTTGATTTCGGCTTTGTTGGTTTTTCTTCGATAGACATTGCATTTCCTTGTGCATCAAATTCCACCACACCATAACGTTCCGGATCAGAAACATGGTAAGCAAATACTACTCCGCCTTCCGGATCTTGATGCTGTTGCAGCAGTCTTCCCAATCCCGCTCCGTAAAAAATATTATCACCCAATACCAACGCCACTTTATCCTTTCCGATAAATTTCTCTCCAATTACAAATGCTTGTGCAAGCCCGTTTGGAATTTCCTGAACAGCATACGAAAATTTACAACCCAAACTTTTTCCATCACCCAACAATCGTTCAAATTGAGGAAGATCATGTGGTGTAGAAATAATCAATACCTCAGAAATACCTGCCATCATCAAAACAGATAACGGATAATAAATCATAGGTTTATCATACACCGGCATCAATTGTTTACTAACAGCAAGTGTTAAAGGATGTAGTCGAGTGCCGGATCCACCGGCTAAAATAATTCCCTTCATTTTAGATAGTTGTTAAATAGTTATTCCTTAATAGTTTTATTCAAATAGTAGTACAAGTATACTATTTTCAATCTTTCTTTTTCTCTTTTCCACCAATCTCCAATTCATTCAAGTTGATATCCTCTTCCTCATCGTATACTTCAATTAATGGATCTTGTAAAAATACTTTATTTGTCAATCGTTTTTCCAACGAAAGCAAAAAGCAAGGCAACAAAATTAAGTTTGAGCAATAGGCAATTAATAAGGTTACTGAAATTAAAATTCCCAATGCAGCCGTTCCGCCAAAGCTGGATGCTGCAAAAATCCCAAAACCGCAAAATAAAATTATCGCTGTATAGATCATGCTCACACCTGTTTCTTTAATAGTGAGGGAAACTCCTTTTGAAATGCTGGTGTGTTGATTCTTCATCTCCTGACGATACTTTGTAAGGAAATAAAGTGTTCCATCCGAAGCAATTCCAAACGCAATGCTATATACCAAAATGGTGCTTGGTTTAATGTAGATATGAAAATAACCCATGATGCCGGCAGTAATTAACAATGGAATTAAACTTGGCACTACTGAAATAAAAATCATGCGTGGCGACATAAACAAGGTGTACAATACAATCGCGATTAACAATACCGCCAGTAATACACTTTCCAATAAATTTTTCACCAGAAATTTATTCC
This portion of the Bacteroidota bacterium genome encodes:
- a CDS encoding FAD-dependent oxidoreductase, with amino-acid sequence MKPTDINNPEYFHKVVDCQHACPAHTPVPEYIRLIAEEKYTEAYMINWDSNVFPGVLGRTCDRPCEPACRRGRVEDEPVAICRLKRVAADNKGDVKKHMPQGPFKSNGKKIALVGAGPASLTVARDLAPLGYEIHLYDEQKLGGGFMRSQIPSFRLPESVLNEEVNYILDLGIHTHFNQYVKSLKETLNAGYDAVFVGSGAPKGRDLNIPGRQEGAANIHIGINWLANVAFEHTKKIGKKVIVLGGGNTAMDCCRTSRRLGGEQVKVVVRSPFAEMKASPWEKEDAMHEDIPIIDNHVPKTFVVENGVLKGMTFEKVEAVYENGKRKLVPVGGEDVFIEADDVLIAVGQENSFPWIERDLGIEFDQWNMPKVDEVTFCSTNPKVFFGGDAAWGPKNVITAVAHGHQAAISIDLFCRGEKLTVRPSPYVNLVSQKMGIHEWAYDSAVVTDKRYVVPQAEKKVTLSDRKKEVELGFDGLTGFKEAERCLNCDIQTVFTTDKCIECDACMDICPTACITFTENADETDLRTMLKVPATNATQDLYVSSELKTKRVMVKDENVCLHCGLCAERCPTSAWDMQKFFYNVTKAHSGCASHK
- a CDS encoding (2Fe-2S) ferredoxin domain-containing protein codes for the protein MVYNKHIFICVNQRAPEAPRKSCGEAHGLEIVDAFKKKLKELNLPIKLRAQKAGCLDICDFGQTIVIYPEGVFYVGVEVSDVDEIINEHIINNRVVERLKLENVREKK
- a CDS encoding polyprenyl synthetase family protein codes for the protein MSLGGKRLRPVLVFIATDMFDGDAAKALHPALAIELFHNFTLVHDDLMDKAPLRRNQPTVHEKWNNNIAILSGDAMMVRAYQELCLADPSMLPQLLEIFSDTAVKVCEGQQYDMNYESMTKVSIQQYIKMIELKTAVLLGGALKIGAVIGGAREEDAQRLYDFGKHIGIAFQLQDDILDVYADASKFGKQKGGDIIANKKTYLLLKAIEMAESNRYMKEELHQWIAAPQFDAKEKVEAVINIYNFLNVKELARTEMQKHYELALTFLKDIPVSESKKQSLIAFAESLMVREM
- the rfbA gene encoding glucose-1-phosphate thymidylyltransferase RfbA, with translation MKGIILAGGSGTRLHPLTLAVSKQLMPVYDKPMIYYPLSVLMMAGISEVLIISTPHDLPQFERLLGDGKSLGCKFSYAVQEIPNGLAQAFVIGEKFIGKDKVALVLGDNIFYGAGLGRLLQQHQDPEGGVVFAYHVSDPERYGVVEFDAQGNAMSIEEKPTKPKSNYAVPGLYFYDNSVVEVAKTLKPSARGEYEITDVNKYYLQTGKLKVGILDRGTAWLDTGTFASLTQAGQFVQVIEERQGLSIGCIEEVAYRMGYIDKEQLKKIAEPLLKSGYGKYLMKLIEQ